The following nucleotide sequence is from Synechococcus sp. CBW1004.
CGTGCACGGTGCGCTGGCCGCACCGCTCCCATCAGCGTCTCCCGGCAGGCTGAGCACCACGACCACGGAATCGCTGGAACGCAGCTGGCAGCGCCTCGATGCGGAGCTGCGTGCCCTCGATCAGCTGTTACCCAGCGAACCGGAGCCGGTGGTGCGCGACGTGCTCAGTGTTCCGGAGCTGCCGCCCAACCTGATCCGGGCCAATCAACCTGCGGCGGGTCCGATCCAACCGGCGCAGACCGATCCCGCCCCCCCGCTGGCTCTGCCTGGTGCGCAGCAGCTCCAGGCGGGCGGCATCGCCGGTGTGAGCCTGGAGCAGGCGCTCGCCATCGCCTTCTCCAACAGCGCCGGCCTGCAGGCCCAGCGTGAGCAGGTGGCGGCGTCCCTGGCGACGCTGCAGGCCGCCATGGGCTCCTACTGGCCCCGGATCACCGCCTTCGCCGGCGGCGGCTACGAGCGCAGCCGCAGCATCACCACCTCCCTGGCCGGCAACAACACCCTCGGCTTCGGCCCCAATTTCGATCCACCCAACGGCGCCTTCTATGTGCCGGAGGGGGGCTACGCGACGCTCACCGAAGGCAGTGCCACTTTCGAGGGCGGGGTCCAGCTGGATTACGCCCTGCTCGACTTCGCCCGCACCCCGAAGGTGCGCGCCGCCCGGGCAACGCTCGCGCAGCAGCGCAACCTCTACGCCAATCAGTTGCGCAGCCTGCAGCTGCAGGTGAGCGAGGCCTACTACCAGCTGCAGCAGAGCGAGCAGCTGGTGCGCGTCTACGACGCCAACCTGCGCAACGATCTGGTGATCCTGCGCGACAGCCTTGACCTCAAGCAGGCCGGCCTGGTGCCGCGGCTGGATGTGCTGCGGCGCCGGGCCATCCAGGCTGCCGACGAGGAGAGCCTGATTCAGGCGATGGCCGACCGGGCCGTCGCCCGGCGCCAGCTGGCCCAGCTGCTCAACCTGCCGCCTGAGGTCACCCCCAGCGCCAGCGATCCGATCGTGGTGCAGCCCCGCTGGCCCCTCGATCTGGAGGCCAGCCTGCTGGCCGCCTACCGCGGCAACCCGGAACTGGAGGCGATCCTGGCCACCCGTTCGGCTCTGGCGGAGCAGAAGCAGGCCACCGCGGCCGCGCTCCTGCCGAAGTTGTCCCTCTTCGCCAATGCCGGAGGCAACAGCAACCAGACGAGCCTGGGCAACTTCGAGATCGGTGGCGGAGGCTGCTGCGGCGCCACGGCCCTCCCCCTGAGCAGTGGCAACGGCTGGGACTGGTCGGTGGGCCTGACCTTCACCTGGCTGCTCTTCGATGCCGGCACCACCGCCGCCGAGGCCAGGGCGCTTTCCAGGCGGGAGGCGGCCGTGGCCCAGCAGTACGCCGCCAGCCGCAACGACATCCGCCTGCGCCTCGAGCGGGCCTTCTTCAATCACGAGGCCAGCCTCGCGAAGCTCAGTTCCGCCCGCCGCGGCGTGGCGGCCTCCCTGGAGGCCTTCCGCGATGTGCGCCTGCGCTATCAGAGCGGGCTCTCAAGCGAGGTGGATCTCTCGATCACCCAGGATCGCCTGATCAGCAGCCTGGTGCAGCGTCTCAACGCCACGGTGAACGTCAATGTGACGTATGCGCGCTTGTTGCGTGAGCTCCTGCCGATGCCCAGGGATCCCAGCCAGCCGCTGGTGCCCCAGCTGCAGCTCAGCGGCACCGCCCCTTGAGCGGCAGCGGCACGATGGTGTCCCGTTCGCTGACGCTCAGCCCGCTCTGGCGCAATGCGCTGCGGCTGTGGCTGGCGTCCACCCTGGCGATCGGAATCATGCTCTGGTGCGGCCAGACCAGCCAGCTGGGCTGGGCGCTGGTCCTGGCGGTGATCTTCATCAACGAGAACGACATCTCGCCCCTGCGCAGCATCGGGCAGTTGCTCGCCGCAGCCATGGTGGGCCTCCTCACGGGGCTGGTGGTGCATCACATCGCCACCGGCTGGCTGATGCTGGCCATCGGGATGCTGCTCGCCGGAGTCCTGGTGCGGGCCCTCGGGCTGCTCAAGGGCCTGTCGATGGGCTATCTGATGAGCTGGGCGATCGGCACCACTCCCGCAACCGCGAGCTTCTCCTGGACCCTGGCTTACGAGCTGGGACTGGCCGTGGTGGTGGGTACCCTGTGCTCCCAGGTCGCCACCTGGGTGTTCTGGCCCCGCTCCCCCCTGCGCCAGCTGCCTGAGCTGGAGCGCGGTCTCGCCGCCCAGCTGCTCGATCAGATCCGCCTGGTGGATCGCTGGCTGCGCGAGGGTGGTCCTCCCCCTGCCTCCCTCCGCTCCCGCCAGCTCCTGCCCCAGATCCAGCAGCTGCAGCA
It contains:
- a CDS encoding TolC family protein, coding for MALRTRALTLALAGLLPVHGALAAPLPSASPGRLSTTTTESLERSWQRLDAELRALDQLLPSEPEPVVRDVLSVPELPPNLIRANQPAAGPIQPAQTDPAPPLALPGAQQLQAGGIAGVSLEQALAIAFSNSAGLQAQREQVAASLATLQAAMGSYWPRITAFAGGGYERSRSITTSLAGNNTLGFGPNFDPPNGAFYVPEGGYATLTEGSATFEGGVQLDYALLDFARTPKVRAARATLAQQRNLYANQLRSLQLQVSEAYYQLQQSEQLVRVYDANLRNDLVILRDSLDLKQAGLVPRLDVLRRRAIQAADEESLIQAMADRAVARRQLAQLLNLPPEVTPSASDPIVVQPRWPLDLEASLLAAYRGNPELEAILATRSALAEQKQATAAALLPKLSLFANAGGNSNQTSLGNFEIGGGGCCGATALPLSSGNGWDWSVGLTFTWLLFDAGTTAAEARALSRREAAVAQQYAASRNDIRLRLERAFFNHEASLAKLSSARRGVAASLEAFRDVRLRYQSGLSSEVDLSITQDRLISSLVQRLNATVNVNVTYARLLRELLPMPRDPSQPLVPQLQLSGTAP